Genomic segment of Candidatus Peregrinibacteria bacterium:
CCTCTGCGCTTTGATTCCTGTCTCAGGAATTATTCTTACAAATTCAATGTATTTCGAACATTGGCTATACCTCCCTATTATCGGGCTACTTATCATGCTCGCTGCCGCTCTAAATAATTTAAATTCACACAATCAAAAAATTGCAATCACCGTACTTCTCCTCGTCGCCGTACTCTTCGGAACACGCACCATAATCCGCAACCGCGACTGGCATGACGCAATTACATTTTTCAAACACGAACTCAAGTACACAGAAAATCCAGGCAGAGTTCATCACCAAATCGGAACCGCATACTTACGCGCCGACAATTATCCCGAGGCTATCAACGAACTCAAAGTCGCAACCTCACTCAACCAAGAGAACGTCGATACTCAATTCAGCCTCTGCCTCGCGTACTACCTAAACAAACAACTTCCCCTCGCAGGAATTGAATGCCAAAAAGCACTTCAAATCGACCCAAGTCACAAAGCTTCCATGATGACCTTATATAACATTGCCGTAACAACAGGAAACCTCCCACTCGCTTCAGAGCTCAATCAAAAACTCAGAGCTATCGGCGTAACTCAATAACTCTAATATATGAAATTCCCCGTAGAACTCACAGAGAAACATTTAGAAAAAGCCAAACAACTCAATATCAAACCGGAGGATATTGAGGAATCTTTTGTGCTCGGCAGCGGAGCCGGTGGTCAAAAGATAAATAAAACTGCAAGTTGCGTGCTACTACGCCATAGACCAACGGGTACTGAAGTCCGCTGCCATCTACATCGCGAACAATCAAAAAATAGAATCTCCGCATACAAGCTCTTAATCGACAAAATCGAATTTCAAATCAAGGGTGAACAATCTGAAAAAGCAAAAAAGATACATAAACTTAAAAAGCAAAAACAACGTCGTTCAAAGAAAGCCAAAGAAAAAATCCTC
This window contains:
- a CDS encoding peptide chain release factor-like protein, with the translated sequence MKFPVELTEKHLEKAKQLNIKPEDIEESFVLGSGAGGQKINKTASCVLLRHRPTGTEVRCHLHREQSKNRISAYKLLIDKIEFQIKGEQSEKAKKIHKLKKQKQRRSKKAKEKILEAKHHRAELKETRKSVK